In a single window of the Stigmatopora nigra isolate UIUO_SnigA chromosome 7, RoL_Snig_1.1, whole genome shotgun sequence genome:
- the coq3 gene encoding ubiquinone biosynthesis O-methyltransferase, mitochondrial: MFVNKFGRATLGLYSRIIVPSNVVPNQNSWAVACKKRSLWLQMNAEKQIQQHATNHQVSTRSVHHTTVDPAELKRFQSLAVKWWNGNGEFKALHAMNDLRVPFIRDNLLNTHKAQHPGKPLAGLRLLDVGCGGGLLTEPLGRLGATVLGIDPVEESIGTAQLHSSQDPDLAERVSYRACTLEDLSADVAEGQKDQGDVLFDAVIASEVVEHLADLETFIFCCSHVIKPGGSLFITTINQTNLSYALAIVAAEQILRIVPRGTHEWEKFISPVELERHLESNGFSVQSVQGMMYNPITGAWSWINSTAVNYALHCVKLAEESEPDPQTGNPDNSADTHSH; the protein is encoded by the exons ATGTTTGTCAACAAGTTTGGCCGTGCTACGTTAGGCTTGTACAGCCGCATAATTGTACCGAGTAACGTGGTTCCGAACCAAAACAGCTGGGCCGTGGCTTGTAAAAAGCGATCACTGTGGCTTCAAATGAATGCAGAGAAGCAGATACAACAGCATGCCACGAACCATCAAGTCAG TACACGATCAGTCCATCACACGACAGTGGACCCTGCTGAGCTGAAACGTTTTCAATCGCTGGCCGTCAAATGGTGGAATGGAAATGGAGAGTTCAAGGCCCTCCATGCCATGAATGACCTCAGAGTACCTTTCATAAG AGATAATTTGCTGAATACACACAAAGCACAACATCCCGGGAAACCACTTGCAGGACTGAGATTATTGGATGTCGGCTGTGGAGGTGGCTTGCTCACTGAG CCTCTGGGTCGCCTGGGAGCCACCGTGTTAGGTATAGATCCAGTGGAAGAAAGTATTGGCACGGCACAGCTGCATTCGTCCCAAGACCCTGATCTTGCCGAGCGGGTCAGCTATCGGGCATGCACCCTGGAGGACCTCTCAGCAGATGTGGCAGAAGGACAAAAGGACCAGGGAGACGTCCTGTTCGACGCCGTTATAGCGTCCGAGGTTGTGGAACATCTGGCCGACCTGGAAACGTTCATCTTCTGCTGCAGCCATGTGATCAAG CCAGGTGGCTCACTCTTCATCACCACGATTAATCAAACCAACCTGTCATACGCGCTGGCCATCGTAGCGGCTGAGCAGATTCTGAGGATCGTTCCGAGAGGCACACATGAATGGGAAAAGTTCATCAGCCCCGTAGAACTGGAGCGCCATCTGGAGTCTA ATGGTTTCTCAGTGCAGTCAGTCCAAGGTATGATGTACAATCCGATAACAGGAGCCTGGAGTTGGATCAACAGCACCGCCGTCAATTATGCCCTGCATTGCGTTAAACTGGCCGAAGAGTCTGAGCCAGATCCCCAAACTGGCAACCCTGACAATTCTGCAGACACACACAGCCACTGA
- the pnisr gene encoding arginine/serine-rich protein PNISR, which yields MWDQGGQPWPQWPLSQQQWMQSFQHQQDPDASPRGPGSGPGLPGQVDWAALAQAWIAHKETTGSEPNIQPNGPDIQGHEPPTQGNHGSFQSDSSFGRMWQPEWGMHGQPPPPLPPPPEQTWIPPGSAQMDVGNPSKEGNSSDSAEFSSEARRGVFPQNSHGYGAQPDSYAMAPMAINQFDYQHGAASSFGPPPSGFHSSYWQGPPQNRRDARPPGFRERPRSPMQLPMKQEVPAPLDAVKRRTLPAWIREGLEKRDRENQKRLEQERMEKERAEMSKDDDRHHEVDDGVDGPRVPRKSKFDSDDEANEENEGKPPVKKEFFMPSPSPPAEDSEPEMTEEEKEFQLMVTTKTLLTEILLEVTNEEIQHISKEVHRKATRAPAKQLAQSSALASLTGLSGLGDYGSEESADEDDRSVRASESSDTDEEELHHRIREKMDTFYRKEREMQQLQQKHAQDTQLACEDFAKERLSRERVEYDEGQLENYHKEEMKAREPELLVERRRSRSEIERSEVRHLGRGKERSGRSDSGSPNNGHSSSSPSTSSRSSSQSSSSSSTSSSHSSSRSSSPRRKRRRSRSSSHKARRRSRSGSSRRRRSEKVRDRRRSSGEQRAGHHKKDNSDSRERRSRRSRSKSRERGRVRDRESRSRSRDKGREEEKDRKRSREHRDNSHNSRQKQKFSGKDEERKRDRSRSHEKDKKKKDRDKEREFERKKDKPRTKEKTTSSVNEENGKLKKRKETDSHAESQADRYCRQDSKSSNKSSAKGSKRLSNSDSSISPTPDHYKEKKSKKSKRSRSRSVEKSHKSGKKASRKHKSKSRSRSTSPNRHGRH from the exons ATGTGGGATCAGGGAGGCCAGCCCTGGCCGCAGTGGCCTCTGAGCCAGCAGCAGTGGATGCAGTCTTTCCAGCACCAGCAAGATCCAG ATGCAAGTCCACGTGGACCTGGTTCTGGACCTGGACTGCCAG GTCAAGTGGATTGGGCTGCCCTTGCACAAGCTTGGATTGCTCATAAGGAAACGACTGGATCAgagcctaacattcaaccaaaTGGGCCGGACATCCAAGGTCATGAACCGCCTACACAGGGCAACCATGGGTCGTTCCAGAGTGATTCTTCTTTTGGCAGAATGTGGCAGCCAG AATGGGGAATGCATGGCCAACCGCCCCCGCCTCTTCCACCACCTCCTGAACAAACGTGGATTCCTCCTGGCTCAGCCCAGATGGATGTCGGGAACCCCAGCAAAGAAGGCAACAGCTCAGACAGTGCCGAGTTCAGCTCTGAAGCACGGCGTGGGGTTTTCCCCCAGAACAGCCATGGGTATGGGGCACAGCCCGACAGCTACGCCATGGCCCCCATGGCCATAAACCAGTTTGATTATCAG CATGGAGCTGCTTCATCTTTTGGTCCGCCGCCCTCTGGCTTCCATTCCTCATACTGGCAGGGTCCCCCTCAGAACAGACGAGATGCCCGACCACCTGGCTTCAGAGAGCGGCCTAGATCGCCTATGCAGCTTCCTATGAAACAGGAAGTCCCGGCACCACTTG ATGCAGTGAAAAGGCGTACACTACCCGCCTGGATCCGAGAGGGACTTGAAAAGCGGGACAGAGAAAATCAGAAAAGATTGGAGCAAGAGCGAATGGAAAAAGAGCGTGCAGAAATGTCAAAGGATGATGACAGACATCATGAGGTTGATGATGGGGTTGATGGACCTCGTGTGCCCCGCAAGAGTAAATTT GACAGCGATGACGAAGCTAAcgaagaaaatgaaggaaagcCTCCAGTAAAAAAAGAGTTTTTCATGCCGAGTCCATCGCCTCCAGCAGAAGATAGTGAGCCTGAAATGACTGAAGAGGAAAAGGAATTCCAACTG ATGGTCACCACAAAAACACTTCTCACCGAGATCCTTCTTGAGGTCACCAATGAAGAGATCcagcacatttcaaaagaagtCCACCGCAAAGCAACACGAG CTCCTGCAAAACAGCTGGCACAGTCAAGTGCACTGGCTTCTCTGACTGGTCTCA GTGGGCTGGGGGATTATGGTTCAGAGGAGAGTGCAGACGAAGATGACCGCAGCGTCCGTGCCTCAGAATCCTCCGACACTGATGAGGAGGAGTTGCACCACCGTATCCGGGAGAAGATGGATACCTTCTACCGTAAGGAGCGAGAAATGCAACAGCTCCAACAAAAACATGCGCAAGATACTCAGCTTGCTTGTG AGGACTTCGCCAAAGAACGATTAAGTAGAGAAAGGGTTGAATATGATGAAGGCCAGTTAGAAAATTATCACAAAGAGGAAATGAAAGCGAGGGAGCCAGAACTCTTGGTAGAAAGGCGTAGGTCCCGTAGTGAGATTGAGAGGAGTGAGGTAAGGCATTTGGGCAGGGGAAAGGAAAGGTCAGGCAGGAGTGATAGCGGTTCACCAAACAATGGTCACAGCAGCAGCTCTCCTTCTACTTCCAGTCGTAGCAGCAGTCAGTCGTCCTCTTCATCTTCAACATCCTCTTCTCATAGTTCCTCGCGATCCTCCTCCCCTCGGAGGAAGCGGCGACGTAGTCGATCTTCGTCCCACAAGGCCCGCCGGCGAAGTCGCAGCGGCAGCTCTCGTAGACGTCGTAGCGAAAAGGTTCGGGACAGGAGGAGAAGTAGCGGAGAGCAAAGAGCGGGACACCACAAGAAAGACAACAGCGATTCCAGAGAACGAAGGAGTCGCAGGAGTAGATCTAAATCGAGAGAACGGGGCAGGGTCCGGGACAGGGAGAGCCGTAGTCGCAGCAGAGACAAGGGCAGAGAGGAGGAGAAGGACAGGAAAAGGAGCAGGGAGCACAGGGACAATAGTCACAACAGCAGACAAAAGCAGAAATTCTCCGGGAAAGATGAAGAGAGGAAGCGAGATAGAAGCCGTAGCCATgagaaagacaagaaaaaaaaggatagagATAAGGAGCGAGAGTTTGAAAGGAAGAAGGATAAACCGAGGACTAAAGAAAAGACCACTTCTTCCGTTAATGAGGAAAATGGTAAATTAAAGAAACGGAAAGAAACGGACTCTCATGCCGAATCGCAAGCTGACAGATACTGCAGACAGGATAGCAAATCCAGCAATAAGAGCTCAGCCAAAGGGAGCAAGAGATTGTCAAACTCTGATTCAAGCATATCCCCTACGCCGGATCATTATAAGGAAAAGAAATCTAAGAAATCCAAACGCAGTCGCTCACGATCAGTGGAAAAATCGCACAAGTCTGGTAAGAAGGCGAGCCGCAAACACAAGTCTAAGTCACGATCAAg GTCAACATCCCCTAATCGTCATGGCAGACACTAA